The following are from one region of the Sorghum bicolor cultivar BTx623 chromosome 2, Sorghum_bicolor_NCBIv3, whole genome shotgun sequence genome:
- the LOC8077431 gene encoding probable cysteine protease RD19D, whose product MASQLAVLLILLLPLAGASTDDGFIRQVTDGRRSRAGAGALGLLPEAQFAAFVRRHGRRYSGPEEYARRLRVFAANLARAAAHQALDPTARHGVTPFSDLTREEFEARLTGVRAGAGGDVQRLVMSGAPAAPPASQEEVSRLPASFDWRDKGAVTGVKMQGACGSCWAFSTTGAVEGANFLATGKLLELSEQQLVDCDHTCSAVAQNECNNGCAGGLMTNAYAYLMKSGGLMEQRAYPYTGAPGPCRFDPAKAAVRVANFTAVPAGDEAQIRAALVRRGPLAVGLNAAFMQTYVGGVSCPLLCPRAWVNHGVLLVGYGARGFAALRLGYRPYWIIKNSWGERWGEQGYYRLCRGSNVCGVDSMVSAVAVAPVP is encoded by the exons ATGGCGTCCCAGCTTGCCGTCCTCCTCATCCTGCTCCTGCCACTCGCCGGCGCGTCCACCGACGACGGGTTCATCCGGCAGGTGACGGATGGTCGTCGTTCCCGCGCTggcgcgggcgccctagggctgCTCCCGGAGGCGCAGTTCGCGGCGTTCGTGAGGCGGCACGGGCGGCGGTACTCCGGGCCCGAGGAGTACGCGCGTCGGCTGCGCGTGTTCGCGGCCAACCTGGCCCGCGCGGCGGCGCACCAGGCGCTGGACCCGACCGCGCGCCACGGGGTCACGCCCTTCTCCGACCTCACGCGGGAGGAGTTCGAGGCCCGCCTCACGGGCgtgcgcgccggcgccggcggggaCGTCCAGCGGCTCGTGATGAGTGGCGCGCCGGCCGCCCCGCCGGCGTCGCAGGAGGAGGTGTCCCGGCTGCCCGCCAGCTTCGACTGGCGCGACAAGGGCGCCGTCACCGGCGTCAAGATGCAGGGCGCGTGCGGGTCGTGCTGGGCGTTCAGCACGACGGGCGCCGTGGAGGGCGCCAACTTCCTCGCCACGGGGAAGCTCCTCGAGCTCAGCGAGCAGCAGCTGGTCGACTGCGACCACACG TGCAGCGCGGTGGCGCAGAACGAGTGCAACAACGGCTGCGCCGGCGGGCTGATGACGAACGCGTACGCGTACCTGATGAAGTCCGGCGGGCTGATGGAGCAGCGGGCGTACCCGTACACGGGCGCGCCGGGGCCGTGCCGCTTCGACCCGGCGAAGGCCGCCGTCCGCGTGGCCAACTTCACCGCGGTGCCGGCCGGCGACGAGGCCCAGATCCGCGCGGCGCTGGTCCGGCGCGGTCCCCTCGCGGTGGGGCTCAACGCGGCGTTCATGCAGACGTACGTGGGCGGGGTGTCGTGCCCGCTCCTCTGCCCGCGCGCGTGGGTCAACCACGGCGTGCTCCTCGTCGGCTACGGCGCGCGCGGCTTCGCGGCGCTGCGGCTGGGCTACCGCCCCTACTGGATCATCAAGAACTCGTGGGGAGAGCGGTGGGGGGAGCAAGGGTACTACCGCCTCTGCCGCGGCAGCAACGTATGCGGCGTCGACAGCATGGTCTCCGCCGTCGCCGTGGCGCCGGTGCCGTGA